Part of the Vigna unguiculata cultivar IT97K-499-35 chromosome 3, ASM411807v1, whole genome shotgun sequence genome, CAGATACTCCTGAGATATTACAAATTCAATAGGATCAAAATACCTCGTCGTATGATAATGCAtgaacagaaagaaaaaaaaaacaaagggaTTATTGTATAAGTAGAAACATATGTACCCGCTCAGTTCCGGTCAATGATATATTGGAGACCTTTTCAGATAGATTTTCTTGAGTCTTTTTTTCCTCTATGATCCCCAACGCATGCTCAATACAAGTGTTAGATCGGCACTCGTTGCACAAGTCCTCCAACTCTTTAATCATAGTCTGGGAAACCgaacaaacaatgaaaaaagtaaagaaaatacaCAGCCATTCAAATCAAATGTGGGGGCAACAGTAACACAGAGGCTTTGTGTATAATGATTCGATCATTATACAAGATACCTATGTTTACTTGATTAATTATTTCccgttaataatattttatttcactcAACTTCATGGTCTAACAAGTGTTTAAAAGTTAAGTTAAGAATTAAATGAGCCAAAGAAAACTTTAGCACCCAACTAGATAAAAGTTGTCCTCCTGAAAAATTATTGTAGCGCAAACAATAATGCTAGCATTCATCAGTGAGGTGTCCAAGTTACCCAATCTGATCCGGGAaaacaaaagattaaaattaccttattatcaccatctaacatttgaaacttttttaaagTATCATCAGCCAAATTGCGAGCACGACAGTACAATGCATATGCTTCAGCCCTCATCCCAGCCACACTGTACGACTTTGCAACATAAAAGCACCTGCATGTAAGTTGCAAGCACATATTAATACATCAAGTTAAAAGCATTAAGAAGATAGATCATCAAAAAGTATATTTGTCAAGGGGATTGTTAAGATCCAACATCAAGTACAAATATAGGCAAAACAATACATATTGAGTTTGGGCAATCGTCAAAAGCTTGTAAATTTGtccttattttctttccttagaAGTATATGAACAGTTTTCTAATAAGGCATAAGAGGCTATTCAGTTTTAACATTGGACTACCTATAGATGCTCTATCTCACAAACATTGTACTTCATGTGTCTAATTCCGGGGACAGGGGAGGGGGAAGCCGTTGGTGGTATTAGTTAGGAATGTGGCCAAAATACTCGTTGTAAAATATAGGCAATCCTTCTCTCTTATGCTAGCTCTTGACATTGAATTGAGTGAAGCTCAACTCACTTGCCGAAGAAATGAACTTAGGTCCACCGATATAGGCCCAGAACAAATTTAAAAGGGATGAACAGCACGGATGTTTGGATGAAGAGTAATTAGTGTTATCTATTTACAAAATCCCAAATACTTTGGGGTAcgtatttattctaaaaataatacttgaaaatCCTAGCTAtccaaaaaatgaaatattgtgTGTACCCATGTGTGCATTTAATAAGCAATTAACTAAAGCAGTACGAAAATATTTGCTCCAAGAAGGAAACCTCTGAGCTCGAAAAGCCAAACTTTTGCCTGAACACACTTCAGCAAAACTAACTTCTTCTGGTTTTTTATCCCTTCCAGAACTGACTAAATCAGATAGATCAGCTGTATTCTGCCAAATGGATGATTGATATTAGCATTGAATTTCAAATTGATGAGCACGTAAAACAAAAATGCAGCAGCCTGAAAGTCGTTGTGCAAAGAAGTATTTGTTCAATTCATGCAAGTTTACAACAAAAAATGGATATCAACCTGTAGCAAGAGATCGTATAAGCGAACAAGCTCTTCAGGTTTAGtgactttttcatttttatcgtCATGCCGCTTTGCTAGTTTGCTTTTTGCAACCTTAACCAACAAGAGGTTGCGTTCAATGGTTCTTTCTCCAAGCACAGCACTCACAGCCTTATCCAGACCATTCAAATCATCTTTCACATTTTCTGCACTTCCTGTAGTGGCCTAAGACGAAAAGAAAGTCAATACTAATGAGTAAAAACACTTTTATGATGATTCTTAGTTAACAGCAAGTAAGTTCCCATACCAAATCAGCACGAATATAGCCCCGGGCTTCATGATATGCAGAAAAGATTTTGTCAAAAATAACTAGTCTTTTGTCTGCTGGAATTGAGTCCGCCGATGGACCATGTATATCTTTCTCCAACTCCTGAGCTGAGAAATATATGCAGATAGGAAAATTACTTGATATAGGCATATAGCTAAGAAAAATATTCAGATAGTAGCATTACATGATATCGACATAGATCAATAAGGAGAAAACACCATATTTTAAATCAAACAACAGGCTacattttcaaaaaatgaaaaaaaaaatgttgcctATTCATGAATCACCATTATACAATCGAATGCAttttacatgaaaataaaaatcatgaattCAGCTCCCCAAATACACACTGTTAGGTAAAATGTAATGTTTTTGAATTGATAAATACACTTATCAAATCATGgacaagagaaagaaaataaccCAATAGTTATTCCAATAAAATTTTTGCAATATGAAATGAAGCCTTGGAAGAAAGGATTGCAATTCAATGTTAGTTCccaaataaattaacataactGGTATTCACATTGGGAGAAAGGCCATCTAGTGTGGGCAACAGTGCAATAACATCATCACAGCACATGATGAAAGAACACAACAAAAAGGAAAGAATCTCACACAGGGTAGTTATGCCATTTTGCAGAATGGAAAAAGAGATGGGACAAAGCTGAGGTTAAGACACAGTAAAATCAACAGAaaactttgttttcaaattacaaGACTATTAATTTGTAGTAGAAAAAAGAAACCAACCTTTCAGGATGGAAACCCTTGTTTTGGCATTTGATATAGGAAATCTGTGGCCAAGCCACAGGAATTCTGTCATGGAGGCAGCTTGTTGAGATCTTGCCTCAGCCATTACAGCCTGAAACAAACATTATTCAATTCAGTACTTTTATCATAGgaaataaatgaatgaattCAAAAAGTACCCTACCCGATTCAAGTAATAGAATTGGATAATCATAAAATGGTGTACCATGAAATAATAGCAAAAGGTGGCTACTATGATACATTTAAAGTATGGATGGGCGAGACGGGGAACAGAGGGGTTTTAATCAAGGGAAGGATAGGTCCCCTTGTTTGGTTTGGTTCACAAGAAACAGAAGATAAACCATATTTGGTTCACAAAGGGAGGGAACAGAAAATATAGATGATAGAGTGTTCTACTGTCATAAATAGTAATGGAGATGAGGATTAAAATAGAATTGCAGAGAAATTTAGTCTACATGATTCAACATCTATAAAATGCTTTCAGTGCCCTCCAAATCACACTAATATTGGAGACAGAACACGTAGGGAATGACTTTAACCCATCATTTCCCTCCAACCAAACAATTACAGGAAAGCATGATGCACGGGAAATACAAAAACTTTCTACCTAAGGACTCTGAAGTAAAGCGACCAAGCATCAAGCTAAATTTTCTGGTGAAAAATTAGGACTTCAGAAGTTCTTAAGTGTGAAGGTAGATAATTTCAGAAAGTTTATCAAAAGTTAAAAGATCAGCATATGTGGACATGATTGTGTCCCTCCACTGGACaagaaaaaattgaatagtCTATCTTGTCTCGATGCAACATTTCCATATGAATGTACTGATTTGCATATATATTACTTGTTTCCTTTTTCCCattcatataaaagaaatttataccAACCTCTAGTTTCGCTTTAAAAAGGTCTAATGCAGGACCTTCCACGTCACCAATTTGTAAAAGTTCAGAGGCCGGTAGATTTGAATGGCCAATTTTGTGAAGGCAGTATCGGATACTAGGTTCTAGCTCCTCAACTCGTTCACGACACAAAACTTGGTTATCCAGATCTCCATATTTCCCTAATTCCTCATATACAGCCCTATTAAATGAGGAGAAAGTTAAAAACTTAAGCAGTGTGAGCTAGAAAAACAGAAGCATCCCAAAACCTAGTATGCTAGATCAATTGGTCACAAATTAAACAGGTGTCTGCtgaaagaaaacatataatagCAAATCATTAACAAAATTGTCTCCTTCCAGCAAATATAAGATTgttccatttttttatcttgtCTACTAAAAAGAGTAtctatttatcttttcttctagGCAATATGTATGAATCATGGAAGCAGAATCAATGTACCTAGCACTTTTGAAGTTCTTTAAAGCCACGTCCCAATTCTGATCTTGCTCAAACAACAAACTCCCTTTCATATAGGACTCGTAAGCCTAAAATTCAGAggacaaaaaggaaatgaatgttcattttttatcaacagaatataatatttacatttaaaaagcATAAgtcaccaaaaaaaaaattaaaaaatgattaataatCATCAAACAAGAACACAATAGGACAAACACATGAAATTTGAATTAACCATTATACTGCAGATGTCTTGatggataaaatatattttatttcctgTAAATTACTGCAGGTTTTGATACGATTACTAATatacttcttttgattttaaattatcatgaaacttCCAAACTAGCGTCAATATTGTTGCTCCCTAGAAATAAGTGGCAGAAATTCCCAATTTGGAACAATGTTATTCATGTAAAACCAATGATATCAAATTTCTTATC contains:
- the LOC114178890 gene encoding signal recognition particle subunit SRP68, coding for MGKESQVSAMEIDVSKPDNSDQIVPKFSVNVLQLLKSAQMQHGLRHGDYTRYRRYCTARLRRLYKSLKFTHGRGKYAKRTITESTVSEVRFLHLILYTAERAWSHAMEKRQLPNGPNASQRIYLIGRLRKAVKWATLFSQLCAVKADSRTSLEAEAYESYMKGSLLFEQDQNWDVALKNFKSARAVYEELGKYGDLDNQVLCRERVEELEPSIRYCLHKIGHSNLPASELLQIGDVEGPALDLFKAKLEAVMAEARSQQAASMTEFLWLGHRFPISNAKTRVSILKAQELEKDIHGPSADSIPADKRLVIFDKIFSAYHEARGYIRADLATTGSAENVKDDLNGLDKAVSAVLGERTIERNLLLVKVAKSKLAKRHDDKNEKVTKPEELVRLYDLLLQNTADLSDLVSSGRDKKPEEVSFAEVCSGKSLAFRAQRCFYVAKSYSVAGMRAEAYALYCRARNLADDTLKKFQMLDGDNKTMIKELEDLCNECRSNTCIEHALGIIEEKKTQENLSEKVSNISLTGTERLEKFLLEKLEVYESAVGDSNVKCTPRITGFPPSFEAISRNPIVLDLAYNMIEFPAIENRMKKDRKAMGSFMSRIFG